The proteins below are encoded in one region of Maribacter aestuarii:
- the gldL gene encoding gliding motility protein GldL, with protein MAQSKSTKKLFNMAYGLGASVVIIGALFKILHWEFGPLTGGLLLAVGLITEALIFAISAFEPVDDEYDWSLVYPELQGGASNGKKSNDAAQIKEAEASLSAKLDEMLREAGVDANLMESLGSSIKNFEGAAKGIAPTVDAMESTKKYSEEMVQAAAQMESLNSLYKVQLESASKQASVNEEVVQNASALKDQMASLSTNLSSLNGVYGGMLSAMSSK; from the coding sequence ATGGCACAGTCAAAATCAACAAAGAAATTATTTAACATGGCCTATGGGCTAGGAGCGTCAGTAGTAATTATTGGAGCATTGTTTAAAATCCTTCACTGGGAATTTGGTCCGCTTACCGGTGGTCTTTTATTAGCGGTAGGTCTTATTACAGAGGCCCTTATTTTCGCTATCAGTGCATTTGAGCCTGTAGACGATGAGTACGATTGGTCTTTAGTATATCCTGAGTTACAAGGAGGTGCTTCCAACGGTAAGAAGAGCAACGATGCTGCTCAAATTAAAGAAGCAGAAGCTTCCTTGTCCGCTAAATTGGATGAGATGTTAAGAGAAGCTGGTGTAGATGCCAACCTAATGGAAAGTCTTGGTTCCAGTATCAAGAATTTTGAAGGTGCTGCTAAAGGAATTGCTCCTACAGTGGACGCTATGGAATCTACGAAGAAATATTCTGAAGAAATGGTACAAGCTGCCGCTCAAATGGAATCTTTGAACAGTCTTTACAAAGTACAATTGGAGAGTGCAAGTAAGCAAGCTTCCGTAAACGAGGAAGTTGTACAAAATGCAAGTGCGCTTAAAGATCAAATGGCTTCATTGTCTACCAACCTTTCTTCTTTGAATGGAGTTTACGGTGGAATGTTATCTGCAATGAGTTCTAAATAA
- the gldK gene encoding gliding motility lipoprotein GldK: MKKLLLSSIAFVFLLTSCGSKTKGELVGAQGKKWYPEKPYGMELIPRGSYIMGKSEEDQAKVLNAPTKTVTVRSFYMDDTEITNSEYRQFVEWVKDSIVRTQLAILADNLGIGPEEGGIGDYAFKDADTTRLSEYDKYILNNYTGMGDDLYEGRALNKDEDLIWDVSDYPDEYYAEVMVDSIYLPEEESYNGLRTIDVTKLKYKYSWMDIEAAARAAKKGKGSRKDFIRTEELEIYPDTTVWIRDFEYSYNEPMHNDYFWHDAYSEYPVVGISWEQAKAFCNWRTKFKNDDQKSRGKQFVNQFRLPTEAEWEYAARGGIEGGTYPWGGPYVISDTGCFMANFKPQRGDYAADAALYTVEAKSYEPNDFNLYNMAGNVSEWTNSSYDPSAYDYVSTMNPNGGDQSNSRKVIRGGSWKDVAYFLQVSTRDYEYADSARSYIGFRTVQDYMGEEDSTQ; encoded by the coding sequence ATGAAGAAGCTATTGTTATCATCTATAGCGTTTGTTTTTTTACTCACAAGTTGTGGGTCAAAGACGAAAGGAGAGCTAGTGGGAGCCCAAGGAAAAAAATGGTATCCCGAGAAACCATATGGTATGGAACTTATCCCAAGAGGTTCTTATATTATGGGTAAAAGTGAAGAAGATCAGGCGAAGGTTTTAAACGCTCCTACCAAAACGGTTACCGTACGTTCCTTTTATATGGACGACACTGAAATTACCAACAGTGAATACCGTCAATTTGTGGAGTGGGTAAAAGATTCCATAGTGAGGACACAATTGGCAATTTTGGCGGATAATCTTGGTATAGGTCCTGAAGAGGGCGGTATTGGAGATTACGCTTTTAAAGATGCGGATACGACCAGACTTTCCGAATACGATAAATACATCCTTAACAATTACACAGGAATGGGAGATGACCTTTACGAAGGTCGGGCCCTAAATAAGGATGAGGATTTAATATGGGATGTTTCCGATTATCCAGACGAGTACTACGCTGAGGTAATGGTAGATTCCATATACCTTCCAGAAGAAGAATCATATAATGGTTTACGTACTATTGATGTAACTAAACTGAAATATAAATACAGCTGGATGGATATTGAAGCTGCAGCTCGTGCCGCCAAAAAAGGCAAGGGAAGTAGAAAGGATTTTATCCGTACAGAGGAATTGGAAATATATCCGGATACAACGGTTTGGATCCGCGATTTCGAATATTCCTATAACGAGCCCATGCACAACGATTATTTCTGGCATGACGCTTACAGTGAATATCCAGTAGTGGGTATCTCATGGGAGCAGGCAAAAGCTTTTTGTAACTGGAGAACAAAATTTAAGAACGACGATCAAAAAAGTAGAGGAAAACAATTCGTAAATCAGTTCAGACTGCCAACCGAAGCAGAGTGGGAATATGCGGCAAGAGGTGGTATCGAAGGGGGGACTTATCCTTGGGGTGGACCTTACGTAATTAGTGATACGGGCTGTTTTATGGCCAACTTTAAACCACAACGTGGAGATTATGCAGCGGATGCAGCACTATATACTGTAGAAGCGAAGTCTTATGAACCTAACGATTTTAACCTGTACAATATGGCAGGTAATGTTTCTGAGTGGACCAATTCCAGCTACGATCCAAGTGCTTACGATTACGTATCCACTATGAATCCAAATGGAGGGGATCAATCTAACTCTAGAAAAGTTATCCGAGGAGGCTCTTGGAAAGACGTTGCATATTTCCTGCAGGTAAGTACAAGGGACTATGAATATGCGGATTCCGCCCGTAGTTATATTGGCTTTAGAACCGTACAGGATTATATGGGCGAAGAGGACTCAACCCAATAA
- a CDS encoding formimidoylglutamase — protein MAFDFLVPVEDRVIAHCELLPAQAIGKNTHIHTVKDGLPVLANATIAIVGVKETRNAFEKKLEQLDVSEIRMQFYRLLLGNWNSTIVDLGDIEEGDTVEDTYFVVKEVVAGLLEEKVIPVILGATQDVSYPAYRAFDGIKDMINLVAIDSRFDFGIDDELISSHSYMSKIITDKPNNLFNFSNIGYQSYFNAQEEIDLMERLFFDAYRLGEVANDLALAEPVLRNAHMISLDARAVRASEMGLANSFSPNGFSGREICTIARYAGISDKVSLFGIFEMENNVQSQQLVAQIVWYFIEGINFRINESPYSKTDDFLRYTVPTEEEELVFHKSQLTQRWWIEVPSIFTSHTKANTPALLPCTEKDYLDACNQNIPERWFKAYKKGFN, from the coding sequence ATGGCCTTTGATTTTTTAGTTCCAGTAGAAGATAGAGTAATTGCCCATTGCGAACTGTTGCCCGCTCAGGCAATAGGGAAAAACACCCACATACACACGGTAAAGGACGGTCTTCCCGTCCTTGCGAATGCGACGATAGCCATAGTCGGGGTGAAGGAAACAAGAAATGCATTTGAAAAAAAGTTGGAACAGTTGGATGTTTCTGAAATCAGGATGCAATTCTACCGCTTACTTCTAGGAAATTGGAATTCTACCATAGTTGATTTAGGCGATATAGAAGAAGGCGATACTGTAGAGGACACTTATTTTGTGGTAAAGGAGGTCGTGGCAGGCCTATTGGAGGAGAAAGTAATTCCGGTTATTCTAGGTGCCACGCAAGACGTCAGCTATCCCGCTTACAGAGCATTTGATGGTATAAAGGATATGATTAACCTGGTGGCTATTGATAGTCGCTTCGATTTTGGAATCGATGACGAGCTAATATCCTCTCATTCCTATATGAGTAAGATTATTACGGATAAGCCCAATAATCTGTTCAATTTCTCCAACATAGGATACCAAAGCTATTTTAATGCCCAAGAGGAAATCGATTTAATGGAACGACTATTCTTCGATGCCTACAGGTTAGGGGAGGTGGCAAACGATTTGGCATTGGCGGAACCGGTATTACGAAACGCCCATATGATAAGTTTGGATGCCAGGGCGGTAAGGGCAAGTGAAATGGGCCTTGCCAATAGTTTCTCACCTAACGGTTTTTCGGGACGTGAGATTTGTACCATAGCCAGATATGCCGGTATTAGTGACAAAGTATCCCTGTTCGGGATTTTTGAGATGGAGAACAATGTGCAATCGCAGCAACTTGTAGCTCAGATTGTTTGGTATTTCATAGAGGGAATCAATTTTAGGATTAATGAATCCCCGTACTCTAAAACGGATGATTTCCTTAGGTATACCGTTCCCACGGAAGAAGAAGAACTCGTTTTTCACAAAAGTCAACTTACCCAAAGATGGTGGATAGAAGTTCCATCAATTTTCACTTCGCATACTAAAGCAAACACACCTGCGTTATTACCATGCACCGAGAAGGATTATTTAGATGCATGTAATCAAAACATTCCTGAAAGGTGGTTTAAAGCTTACAAGAAAGGCTTTAACTAA
- the topA gene encoding type I DNA topoisomerase, whose product MAKNLVIVESPAKAKTIEKFLGKDFKVESSFGHIADLPSKELGVDVDNDFEPKYIVDKDKKALVKKLKDLAKKADTIWLASDEDREGEAISWHLAEELDLDKKKTKRIVFNSVTKAAIQKAIENPREINFNLVNAQQARRVLDRLVGYQLSPVLWKKIKPGLSAGRVQSVAVRLIVERERGIEAFTPEASFKIAAEFQTEDGNTFAAKLNKTFATQKEAQAFLEKNIGASFSVGKLDKKPAKKSPSAPFTTSTLQQEASRKLYFSVGRTMQVAQRLYEAGLITYMRTDSVNLSGEAISAAKDAIIKNYGEKYSKVRNFKGKSKGAQEAHEAIRPTEMGNQSPSLERDQSKLYDLIWKRTVASQMSDAELERTNVKIKANKHSEEFTANGEVIKFDGFLKVYMEGLDDEDMAEEQEGMLPAMKEGESLINNSITATERFTRPPYRFTEASLVKKLEELGIGRPSTYAPTISTILNRGYVEKGTIEGAERKYVQLVLQSDKVESKTLTENVGSDKGKMVPTDIGTIVTDFLVSNFANILDYNFTAKVEEDFDEIASGEEDWKKMMKNFYKDFHPNVVDVEENAERASGERVLGKDPKTGRQVSVRLGRFGPMVQVGTVDDEEKPLFASLLPDQSLNTITYEEAMDLFKLPRKLGVYEGEEVEANVGRYGPYVKFGKKFISMEQSDNAMEITLDRAKELIIAKQKADAPITNYEGKDVTKGTGRFGPFIKWDGMFINVNKKYDFDNLSQQDIEELIEAKKQKEIDKVVQNWPDEGIRIEKARWGRHNIIKGKIKVELAKSVDASKMSLEEATALIDKKTPKKKAKAKPKSKK is encoded by the coding sequence ATGGCCAAGAATCTAGTAATTGTAGAGTCACCTGCAAAGGCAAAGACAATAGAGAAATTTTTAGGAAAGGATTTTAAGGTAGAGTCCAGTTTTGGGCATATAGCCGATTTACCCTCCAAGGAATTAGGGGTAGATGTAGATAATGATTTTGAACCAAAATATATAGTTGACAAGGACAAAAAAGCCTTGGTCAAAAAATTAAAGGATTTAGCTAAAAAAGCGGATACAATTTGGTTGGCAAGTGATGAAGACCGAGAGGGAGAGGCCATATCATGGCATTTAGCGGAGGAATTGGATCTTGACAAGAAAAAAACAAAAAGGATTGTATTCAACTCCGTAACAAAGGCTGCTATCCAAAAAGCTATTGAGAATCCAAGGGAAATAAACTTCAACTTAGTAAATGCCCAACAGGCAAGACGGGTTTTGGATCGTTTGGTAGGTTACCAATTATCTCCAGTATTATGGAAGAAAATTAAACCGGGACTTTCCGCAGGTCGCGTGCAATCGGTTGCCGTACGGCTGATCGTAGAAAGGGAAAGGGGCATTGAGGCCTTTACTCCAGAGGCATCCTTTAAGATTGCCGCGGAATTTCAGACCGAAGATGGTAATACCTTTGCCGCAAAATTAAATAAGACCTTCGCCACGCAAAAAGAGGCCCAAGCGTTTTTGGAAAAAAATATTGGGGCTAGCTTTTCCGTTGGAAAACTAGATAAAAAGCCTGCAAAAAAATCACCTTCTGCTCCGTTTACTACTTCTACGTTACAGCAGGAAGCTTCCAGAAAACTATACTTTTCCGTTGGTAGAACCATGCAAGTGGCACAACGGTTATATGAAGCAGGACTCATCACCTATATGAGAACGGATAGTGTTAACCTTTCAGGTGAGGCAATTAGTGCGGCCAAAGATGCCATTATTAAGAATTACGGAGAAAAGTACAGTAAGGTTAGAAATTTTAAGGGAAAATCTAAAGGCGCACAAGAAGCTCACGAAGCAATTAGGCCTACTGAAATGGGTAATCAATCGCCCTCTTTGGAAAGGGACCAATCAAAATTGTACGACCTTATATGGAAAAGAACGGTCGCCTCTCAAATGAGCGACGCCGAGTTGGAGCGTACAAACGTCAAGATAAAGGCAAACAAACATTCCGAGGAGTTTACGGCTAACGGAGAGGTCATTAAGTTCGATGGTTTCCTTAAAGTGTATATGGAAGGTCTGGATGATGAGGACATGGCAGAAGAACAGGAAGGGATGTTGCCGGCCATGAAAGAAGGGGAGTCGCTTATAAATAACTCAATTACTGCTACCGAACGTTTTACACGACCACCATATCGTTTTACAGAGGCTTCCTTAGTAAAAAAGCTGGAGGAGCTAGGTATTGGAAGACCTTCTACATATGCCCCAACCATATCTACTATTTTAAATAGAGGCTATGTAGAAAAAGGAACAATAGAAGGTGCGGAACGAAAATATGTACAATTGGTCTTGCAATCCGATAAGGTAGAAAGTAAAACGCTAACTGAAAATGTAGGATCGGACAAAGGAAAGATGGTGCCTACCGACATCGGTACTATTGTGACGGATTTTTTGGTCAGCAATTTTGCCAATATTCTGGATTACAATTTTACGGCAAAAGTGGAAGAGGATTTTGATGAAATTGCTTCCGGAGAAGAGGATTGGAAAAAAATGATGAAAAATTTCTATAAGGATTTTCATCCCAATGTCGTGGACGTGGAAGAGAACGCGGAGCGTGCCAGTGGTGAACGTGTCTTGGGAAAAGACCCAAAAACTGGAAGACAGGTGTCCGTTCGTTTAGGTAGGTTCGGTCCAATGGTACAGGTGGGTACTGTGGACGACGAGGAAAAACCTTTGTTTGCGAGTTTGTTACCGGACCAATCCCTGAATACGATTACGTATGAAGAGGCCATGGACCTCTTTAAATTACCAAGAAAGCTTGGGGTTTACGAAGGGGAGGAAGTTGAGGCCAACGTGGGGCGTTACGGTCCTTATGTAAAGTTCGGGAAGAAATTCATTTCGATGGAGCAAAGTGATAATGCCATGGAAATAACACTGGACCGTGCTAAGGAACTTATTATAGCCAAACAAAAAGCAGATGCGCCTATTACCAATTATGAAGGAAAGGATGTTACCAAGGGAACTGGAAGATTTGGACCGTTCATAAAATGGGACGGTATGTTCATTAATGTGAACAAAAAATATGATTTTGATAACCTTTCTCAACAGGACATAGAGGAACTTATCGAAGCAAAAAAACAAAAGGAAATAGACAAGGTAGTTCAAAACTGGCCAGATGAAGGAATACGAATTGAAAAGGCAAGATGGGGTCGTCATAACATTATAAAAGGAAAGATAAAGGTAGAGTTGGCAAAATCTGTAGACGCCTCTAAAATGTCATTGGAGGAAGCTACGGCTCTAATTGATAAAAAGACCCCTAAGAAAAAGGCAAAAGCTAAACCAAAGTCAAAAAAGTAG
- a CDS encoding WD40/YVTN/BNR-like repeat-containing protein, whose product MKNLYFLSIAALLFCYPFQKTNAQRKNTKNNNVTYQEKLYDGMEWRLVGPFRGGRAGTVTGVNNNPNLYYMGTAGGGVWRTVDAGNSWECISDGYYGGSIGTVAVAESDPNIIYVGEGEQTLRGNVSSGHGLWKSLDAGETWKFIGLEGSEHIARIRIHPKNPDVLYVAAIGNLWKPNETRGVYRSVDGGDNWEKILYVSDKAGAGDLIMDPNNPRILYAATWEMKRNGYRMDSGGPESKMFKSTDGGDTWTDISTHSGLPGFPWGIVGITVSPMDSNRVWALIEAENGGLFRSDDAGKTWKKINENRALRQRAWYYTRIYADTQNVDKLYVMNVSYGVSTDGGNTFTLKNAPHGDHHDLWIDPNNNNRMAIADDGGAQISNDGGNNWTTYYNQPTAQFYRVTTDSIFPYRIYGAQQDNSAIRISHRSSGSAITERDWEPTAGGESAHLAPDPKNNDIVYGGTYKGYMNRKDHTTGQTKSTNVWPDNPAGSGAEVMKYRFNWNYPVMFSMHDSNKLYAGSNFLHATTNGGQSWKTISPDLTRGLPETIKSSGGPITQDNTGAEFYSNIFAIAESALEEGVIWTGSDDGLIHVTRDNGENWENVTPPAGISPKLNMINCIDASPFKKGTAYVAATAYKFGDYTPYLYKTEDYGKTWTLITNGIKEDYYTRAIRSDKVREGLLYAGTEWGMYISFDDGKSWSPFQLNLPITAIRDLHVRDNDLIAATHGRSFWMIDDLTPCINYQQKWPIAIFIFINRTCPTECINREDGKNRTPN is encoded by the coding sequence ATGAAGAACCTTTATTTTTTATCTATTGCCGCCTTACTTTTTTGTTATCCGTTTCAAAAGACAAATGCGCAACGGAAAAACACTAAAAACAACAACGTTACGTACCAAGAAAAACTTTATGATGGTATGGAATGGCGACTTGTAGGACCTTTTAGGGGAGGTAGGGCCGGCACCGTGACGGGAGTGAACAACAACCCTAATTTATATTATATGGGGACGGCCGGGGGCGGCGTTTGGAGGACCGTTGATGCGGGTAATTCTTGGGAATGTATTTCAGATGGATATTATGGGGGTTCCATTGGCACCGTTGCCGTAGCAGAATCTGATCCGAACATTATATATGTAGGGGAAGGGGAACAGACCTTAAGAGGTAATGTTTCATCAGGTCACGGACTTTGGAAAAGTTTGGATGCAGGAGAAACATGGAAATTTATTGGACTGGAGGGCTCAGAGCATATTGCTAGGATTCGAATTCATCCCAAGAACCCAGATGTTCTTTATGTGGCTGCCATCGGTAATTTATGGAAACCGAACGAAACAAGGGGTGTTTACCGCTCCGTTGATGGAGGTGATAACTGGGAAAAAATATTATATGTAAGTGATAAGGCGGGAGCAGGTGATTTAATCATGGATCCCAATAACCCAAGAATATTATATGCGGCCACTTGGGAGATGAAACGTAACGGCTATCGTATGGATAGTGGTGGCCCCGAGAGTAAAATGTTTAAATCTACGGATGGTGGAGATACGTGGACCGATATTTCTACCCATTCTGGTTTGCCAGGCTTTCCTTGGGGTATTGTGGGCATAACCGTTTCCCCTATGGACTCTAACAGGGTTTGGGCATTGATTGAGGCCGAAAACGGTGGACTTTTCCGTTCGGACGATGCTGGAAAAACATGGAAAAAGATAAATGAAAATAGGGCTTTACGCCAACGGGCCTGGTATTACACCCGTATTTATGCGGATACACAGAACGTGGATAAGCTTTACGTGATGAATGTAAGTTATGGTGTGTCTACCGATGGCGGTAACACCTTTACCTTAAAAAATGCCCCTCACGGCGATCACCATGACTTGTGGATTGACCCGAATAACAATAATAGAATGGCAATTGCAGATGATGGTGGCGCACAGATATCCAATGATGGTGGTAATAACTGGACAACATACTATAATCAACCTACGGCACAATTCTATCGCGTTACCACGGACAGTATTTTCCCCTATCGCATTTATGGGGCACAGCAGGATAATTCGGCAATTCGTATTTCCCATCGTTCGTCTGGCAGTGCGATTACCGAACGGGATTGGGAACCTACAGCAGGAGGCGAAAGCGCCCATCTAGCTCCAGACCCAAAGAATAACGATATTGTGTATGGCGGCACCTATAAAGGGTATATGAACAGAAAAGACCATACCACAGGGCAAACCAAATCGACTAATGTTTGGCCGGACAATCCGGCAGGATCAGGGGCAGAAGTGATGAAATACCGTTTCAATTGGAACTATCCTGTAATGTTCAGTATGCATGACTCCAATAAATTATACGCAGGTTCTAACTTCTTGCACGCTACGACCAATGGTGGGCAATCATGGAAAACGATATCCCCGGACCTCACCCGAGGGTTACCGGAGACTATAAAGTCTTCTGGCGGGCCCATTACACAAGATAATACCGGGGCTGAATTCTATTCCAACATTTTTGCTATTGCAGAATCTGCGTTGGAAGAAGGCGTAATATGGACGGGGAGTGACGATGGATTGATTCATGTAACGCGGGACAACGGTGAGAATTGGGAAAACGTTACCCCACCGGCAGGCATTTCCCCTAAATTGAATATGATTAATTGTATTGATGCAAGTCCATTCAAAAAAGGGACCGCATACGTAGCTGCGACCGCATATAAATTCGGGGATTACACACCTTACCTGTATAAAACCGAAGATTACGGAAAAACATGGACACTAATTACGAATGGGATTAAAGAGGATTATTATACCAGGGCCATACGCTCGGACAAAGTCCGGGAAGGCTTACTTTATGCCGGCACGGAATGGGGTATGTACATCTCTTTTGATGACGGAAAATCATGGTCGCCTTTCCAATTAAACTTACCCATAACCGCCATACGCGATTTACATGTACGTGATAATGATTTGATTGCCGCAACCCACGGTAGGAGTTTTTGGATGATCGATGATCTTACCCCCTGCATCAACTATCAACAGAAGTGGCCAATAGCGATTTTCATCTTTATAAACCGGACATGTCCTACAGAATGCATCAATCGGGAGGATGGGAAGAACCGGACACCAAACTAG
- a CDS encoding LVIVD repeat-containing protein: MKNNILFLFVAVLVSFVSCDNDGPYEDYLVARPIVMDAITFKAEAIDITDPVPIVSSGKIYAYKNYIFVSDTNLGFHVIDNQNPSAPKSIAFIKLEGNNDVSIKDNKLYADSYGDLVIFDISNINDIQLSGRVVNAIYNNYVWAVNIEYPQADIYDYGNVDFDKDIIIGWEVNTERRLVSEYEAQFGCNDCNALFSLEDSGGVPQPSVGQGGSLARFKIIGDYLYVVDYSDISIFDISNLEEPVVLDDVQVGWDIETIYSQVDILFIGGRQGMYIYNIENPEKPEFISEFRHGTACDPVVVDGNYAYVTLKGGNFCGNAESGLYVVDISNLKNPELKVIYPMEGPNGLGIKDDKLFICDGAAGLKVFDKSDAPNITQLNHFENIVTYDVIPLNNSLLMIGDGTLYQYEYLENDIRLLSTFEL, from the coding sequence ATGAAAAATAATATTCTTTTCCTGTTCGTTGCAGTTTTGGTATCGTTTGTTTCTTGTGATAATGACGGTCCCTACGAGGATTACTTAGTCGCACGCCCCATTGTAATGGATGCCATTACTTTTAAGGCTGAAGCCATTGATATTACTGATCCGGTCCCCATAGTTTCTTCGGGGAAGATATATGCGTACAAGAACTACATTTTTGTAAGTGACACCAACTTGGGTTTTCATGTAATCGATAATCAAAACCCTAGTGCTCCCAAAAGTATCGCTTTTATAAAGTTGGAAGGTAACAACGACGTTTCTATTAAAGACAATAAGCTCTATGCGGATAGTTACGGCGATCTTGTGATTTTTGATATTTCCAATATTAACGACATACAGTTATCCGGACGAGTGGTGAACGCTATATATAACAATTACGTATGGGCCGTGAATATAGAGTATCCACAGGCGGACATTTATGACTATGGCAACGTGGATTTTGACAAGGACATTATTATTGGTTGGGAGGTCAATACAGAGAGAAGGCTTGTATCAGAATATGAAGCACAATTTGGTTGCAACGATTGTAACGCATTGTTTTCTTTGGAAGATTCAGGTGGTGTGCCCCAACCTTCCGTGGGACAAGGTGGTTCTTTGGCACGTTTCAAAATAATAGGTGATTATCTTTATGTGGTTGATTATAGTGACATCAGTATTTTTGATATCTCAAACTTAGAGGAACCGGTGGTCCTAGACGATGTACAGGTGGGTTGGGATATTGAGACCATCTACAGTCAAGTGGATATTCTATTTATTGGCGGTAGGCAGGGCATGTATATATATAACATAGAGAATCCTGAGAAGCCCGAATTTATATCAGAATTTAGACACGGTACTGCATGTGACCCCGTTGTGGTCGATGGTAATTATGCTTATGTGACCCTGAAAGGTGGAAATTTCTGCGGCAATGCAGAAAGTGGACTTTACGTAGTAGATATCTCTAATTTAAAAAATCCAGAACTGAAGGTAATCTACCCAATGGAAGGTCCAAACGGATTGGGAATAAAAGATGATAAGCTTTTTATTTGTGATGGCGCTGCGGGGCTAAAAGTATTTGACAAGAGTGACGCTCCAAATATTACACAGCTCAACCATTTTGAAAACATAGTCACCTATGATGTCATTCCCTTAAACAATTCATTGTTGATGATTGGTGATGGTACCTTATATCAATACGAATACTTGGAAAACGATATAAGACTGTTGAGCACATTTGAATTATAA
- the miaB gene encoding tRNA (N6-isopentenyl adenosine(37)-C2)-methylthiotransferase MiaB, producing MEKTIDEKIQGSTLVLGDKTLNSRKLYIESYGCAMNFSDSEIVASILTNEGFNTTQNLAEADLVLVNTCSIRDKAEQTIRKRLTEYNAVKKTRPHMKVGVLGCMAERLKDKLLDEEKIVDMVVGPDAYKDLPNLIKEVDDGRDAVNVILSKEETYGDIAPVRLNSNGVTAFVSITRGCDNMCTFCVVPFTRGRERSRDPQSILAEVNELWEKGFREITLLGQNVDSYLWYGGGLKKGFEKASEMQKATAVNFSQLLELVAKTQPKMRIRFSTSNPQDMTLDVIRTMAKYDNICKHIHLPVQSGSNRILKEMNRLHTIEEYFELIDNIRKILPDCSISQDIITGFPTETEEDHKATLKALEYVKYDFGYMYAYSERPGTMAARKMKDDVPEPVKKRRLSEIITLQREHCQYRTEQHLGKVQEVLIEGSSKKSTEDWMGRNSQSTVVVFPKENYKIGDLVNVEVYDCTSATLIGKAIRYSNNN from the coding sequence ATGGAAAAAACGATTGACGAAAAAATACAGGGCTCAACGCTAGTTCTTGGGGACAAAACTTTAAATTCCCGCAAACTTTACATAGAAAGTTACGGTTGCGCCATGAATTTCTCCGACAGCGAAATAGTGGCTTCCATATTGACCAACGAAGGTTTTAATACCACCCAAAATTTGGCAGAAGCAGATCTGGTTTTGGTAAATACCTGCTCTATACGGGACAAGGCCGAACAGACCATACGCAAACGCTTAACGGAGTATAACGCGGTTAAGAAAACCAGACCACATATGAAAGTAGGGGTGTTGGGATGTATGGCGGAGCGATTAAAAGACAAGTTACTGGATGAGGAAAAAATAGTGGATATGGTGGTTGGTCCGGATGCCTATAAAGACCTTCCGAATCTAATCAAAGAGGTCGATGATGGTCGGGATGCCGTTAACGTTATCCTTTCCAAAGAGGAAACTTACGGCGATATTGCCCCGGTGCGGCTTAATTCCAATGGAGTAACCGCATTTGTTTCCATTACCCGAGGTTGCGACAATATGTGTACTTTTTGTGTCGTGCCCTTTACCAGAGGGAGGGAGCGTAGTAGGGATCCGCAATCTATTTTAGCCGAAGTAAACGAGCTTTGGGAAAAAGGATTTAGGGAAATTACACTATTAGGCCAGAACGTTGATAGCTATTTGTGGTATGGAGGAGGCCTTAAAAAAGGTTTTGAAAAAGCATCCGAAATGCAAAAAGCAACGGCTGTGAATTTTTCACAGCTGTTGGAACTGGTGGCCAAAACACAACCAAAAATGCGTATTCGGTTTTCCACATCCAATCCACAGGACATGACTTTGGATGTAATCAGGACCATGGCGAAATACGATAATATCTGTAAGCATATTCATTTACCGGTTCAAAGCGGCAGCAACCGAATCCTTAAAGAAATGAACCGCTTACATACTATTGAGGAATATTTTGAACTTATAGATAATATTCGAAAGATTTTACCAGATTGTTCCATCTCTCAGGACATCATTACCGGATTCCCAACGGAGACGGAAGAAGACCACAAAGCAACCTTGAAAGCATTGGAATACGTGAAGTACGATTTTGGGTATATGTACGCCTATTCCGAAAGGCCAGGCACCATGGCCGCAAGAAAAATGAAGGATGATGTTCCCGAGCCAGTGAAGAAAAGGAGGTTATCTGAAATCATTACATTGCAAAGGGAACACTGCCAATATAGAACGGAGCAACATTTGGGAAAAGTTCAGGAAGTACTCATTGAGGGCTCTTCCAAAAAATCCACCGAAGACTGGATGGGTAGAAATTCGCAGAGCACGGTTGTGGTTTTTCCTAAGGAAAATTATAAAATAGGGGATTTAGTGAATGTTGAAGTTTACGATTGCACATCGGCCACTTTAATTGGAAAAGCAATCAGATATTCAAACAACAACTGA